A genomic stretch from Telopea speciosissima isolate NSW1024214 ecotype Mountain lineage chromosome 7, Tspe_v1, whole genome shotgun sequence includes:
- the LOC122669661 gene encoding kinesin-like protein KIN-12B isoform X1: MKNFMQPRGGILRTNPSAENTSSPNPSPFKQRSSRRHKENAPPLDPNAFPDSSPLQSLAAAKSAPATGKTRSPLPPKPPTSNSNPLKRKLSMETIPENGVPGTSLSGVQVIVRVRPPNKEEEEGELVVQKVSSDSLSILGHNFTFDSVADTGATQQDIFELVGAPLVENCLAGFNSSIFAYGQTGSGKTYTIWGPANALLEENLSSNQQGLTPRVFEKLFARINEEQIKHADKQLKYQCRCSFVEIYNEQITDLLDPNQGNLQIREDVKTGVYVENLTEEFVYTMKDVKQLLIKGLSNRRIGATSINAESSRSHSVFTCVVESRCKSMADGLSSFRTSRLNLVDLAGSERQKLTGAAGERLKEAGNINRSLSQLGNLINILAEVSQSGKQRHIPYRDSRLTFLLQESLGGNAKLAMVCAISPAESCRSETLSTLRFAQRAKAIKNKAVVNEVMQDDVNVLREVIRQLKDELLRMKANGNSTDTNGGYSTGWNARRSLNLLKFSLNRPMTLPHVEDDSDEEMEIDEEAVERLCIQVGLQSAGCEDNNINDRSKQQTCQSGLQVEGCKKSLIGEKKKNDPLGIGCGSYQGSEETDVHMEDCQLDEMVSEEVNKHGIFYGCGDTVVHALDCPKLDGLNHQNHAENNDTEGSTGQAIHEKVFVSSDCKLSNESPSEADEEKPSADTFVGGGSANILNPDPSHNCPTSSPNSVVPSNLSVAPCETSPVLPSPKLSVSPRVSNNSRKSLKTTSMLSASQKDLTENNSPEVLQLTFASSTKTSKNSLSPTEHLAASLHHGIQVIDGHLQSTALRRSSFRFSCKPLEMNSFLPVDKVDVGVQTLFHDPETLEVDSSVFLSSNCKSKTSQVESKEVNDCLGLQLVSIDGSDSTDKSKKQVPKAVEKVLAGAIRREMAIEEFSAKQTAEIMQLNCLVHQYKHERECNAIIEQTREDKIIRLESLMDGILPTEEFMEQELVSLMHEHNLLKEKYENHPEVLRTKIELKRVQDELDGYRNFFDMGEREVLLEEIQHLRSQLQYYIDSSPMPAQKRSPLLQLTYSCEPTSATLCVIPESNEENADERSEQEKHHSSCTPESTEESVDEKFEQERRRWTEVESKWISLSEELRIELETTRSLAEKQKQELDSEKRCCEELKEALQMAMHGHAHILEQYAELEEKHIALLARHRKIQEGAEDVKKAAAKAGVKGAESKFINTLAAEISTLKVERERERRYLRDENKGLQAQLRDTAEAVQAAGELLVRLKEAEEAAAIAQKRAVEAEHKAERAYKQIDKLKKKHEKDITTMNQLKAEPQLPKEALRPVYDDSNMARYDGRESLSGAGDQQWREVFEPSYHGEDGELSKLAEPSWFSGYDRCNI; encoded by the exons ATGAAGAACTTCATGCAACCAAGGGGCGGAATCTTGAGGACGAATCCATCCGCTGAAAACACATCTTCTCCAAACCCTAGTCCTTTCAAACAGAGATCTTCTCGAAGACATAAAGAAAACGCTCCACCTCTTGATCCAAATGCATTTCCGGATTCTTCGCCTTTGCAGTCGCTGGCGGCGGCAAAATCAGCACCGGCCACTGGAAAGACCAGAAGCCCTCTGCCACCAAAACCCCCAACTTCAAATTCGAACCCTCTCAAAAGGAAGCTTAGTATGGAAACAATTCCCGAAAATGGCGTTCCAGGGACTTCGTTATCTGGAGTACAG GTAATAGTGAGGGTGCGGCCTCCAaacaaggaggaagaggaaggagaattGGTAGTACAGAAAGTTTCCAGTGACTCCTTATCGATCCTTGGGCACAACTTCACCTTCGATTCTGTTGCTGACACAGGTGCTACACAG CAAGATATTTTCGAGCTTGTGGGAGCACCTCTGGTGGAGAACTGCCTGGCTGGGTTTAACAGTTCCATCTTCGCATATGGGCAG ACCGGTAGTGGGAAGACATATACAATTTGGGGACCTGCCAACGCCTTGTTGGAAGAAAATCTATCGAGCAATCAACAGGGCTTGACACCTCGAGTCTTTGAGAAGCTTTTTGCACGCATAAATGAG GAGCAAATTAAGCATGCTGACAAACAACTCAAGTATCAATGCCGATGTTCTTTCGTTGAG ATTTACAATGAGCAAATCACTGATTTGTTGGACCCTAATCAAGGGAACCTCCAG ATTAGAGAAGATGTGAAAACTGGTGTATATGTTGAAAATCTGACAGAGGAGTTTGTATATACAATGAAGGACGTGAAACAGCTTTTGATAAAG GGATTATCAAACAGAAGGATTGGTGCAACAAGTATAAATGCAGAGAGTTCTCGTTCACATAGTGTTTTTACTTGTGTTGTAGAATCACGGTGCAAG AGCATGGCAGACGGTCTAAGCAGCTTCAGGACGAGTAGACTAAATCTTGTTGATCTTGCTGGATCAGAAAGACAGAAGCTGACAGGGGCCGCAGGGGAACGTTTGAAAGAAGCAGGGAATATTAATCGATCCCTTTCACAGCTTGG GAACCTGATAAATATTCTTGCGGAAGTTTCCCAATCTGGAAAGCAAAGGCATATCCCTTACAGGGATTCTAGATTGACATTCTTATTACAGGAATCTTTAGGTGGCAATGCAAAATTAGCAATGGTTTGTGCCATTTCTCCTGCAGAAAG CTGTAGGAGTGAAACACTCAGTACATTGAGATTTGCACAGCGTGCTAAGGCCATCAAGAACAAAGCAGTTGTTAATGAAGTTATGCAGGATGACGTTAATGTCTTGCGAGAAGTGATACGCCAGCTGAAG GATGAGCTTCTACGAATGAAGGCAAATGGTAATTCAACAGATACTAATGGAGGTTATTCTACAGGGTGGAATGCCCGTAGAAGCTTGAATCTCTTAAAGTTTAGCCTCAACCGCCCAATGACATTACCTCATGTTGAAGATGACAGTGATGAGGAGATGGAAATTGACGAGGAAGCTGTTGAGAGGCTCTGCATTCAAGTGGGTCTGCAATCAGCAGGCTGTGAAGATAATAATATTAATGATAGGAGTAAGCAACAAACCTGTCAGTCAGGCTTACAAGTTGAGGGTTGCAAAAAAAGCCTTAttggggagaaaaagaagaatgatCCCTTGGGAATTGGATGCGGCAGTTATCAAGGTTCTGAAGAAACTGATGTTCACATGGAAGACTGTCAATTAGATGAAATGGTATCTGAAGAAGTTAATAAGCATGGAATTTTTTATGGTTGCGGAGATACTGTGGTCCATGCCCTAGACTGTCCAAAACTTGATGGACTGAACCATCAAAACCATGCAGAGAATAATGATACGGAGGGTTCAACTGGGCAGGCCATTCACGAGAAGGTTTTTGTCTCTTCAGACTGTAAATTGTCGAATGAATCGCCAAGCGAGGCTGATGAGGAGAAACCCTCAGCAGATACTTTTGTTGGTGGAGGATCGGCAAACATATTGAATCCAGATCCATCTCATAATTGTCCCACAAGCTCTCCAAATTCTGTTGTTCCTTCTAACCTAAGTGTAGCACCCTGTGAAACTTCTCCAGTTCTACCGTCCCCGAAATTGAGTGTTTCACCTAGAGTGAGTAACAACAGCAGGAAAAGTCTTAAGACAACATCAATGTTATCAGCGTCTCAGAAGGATCTAACAGAAAACAATAGTCCAGAGGTTCTACAGTTAACTTTTGCTTCGTCCACTAAAACAAGCAAGAATTCTCTTTCACCAACTGAACACCTTGCTGCCAGTCTTCATCATGGTATTCAGGTTATTGATGGCCACCTCCAGAGTACAGCTTTGAGGAGGTCTTCATTCAGATTTTCATGTAAACCTCTTGAAATGAATTCATTTTTGCCAGTTGACAAGGTTGACGTGGGAGTGCAAACCCTTTTTCATGATCCAGAGACACTGGAAGTCGATTCTTCAGTATTTTTGAGCAGTAATTGTAAGAGCAAAACTTCTCAAGTGGAGTCCAAAGAGGTCAATGATTGCTTAGGCCTACAGTTAGTTTCTATTGATGGATCAGACTCCACTGACAAATCCAAGAAGCAAGTTCCAAAG GCAGTGGAAAAGGTCTTGGCAGGAGCCATCAGGAGAGAAATGGCGATTGAAGAGTTCTCTGCCAAGCAAACCGCTGAAATTATGCAACTGAATTGTCTT GTCCACCAATATAAACATGAGAGGGAATGCAATGCCATAATAGAGCAGACACGGGAGGATAAAATTATTCGTCTTGAGAGCCTTATGGATGGCATTTTACCTACTGAGGAGTTTATGGAGCAAGAATTAGTATCACTTATGCATGAGCATAAC CTTCTTAAAGAGAAATATGAGAACCATCCTGAGGTTTTGAGGACGAAAATTGAATTAAAGAGAGTACAAGATGAGCTGGATGGCTATAGAAACTTCTTTGATATGGGTGAGAGGGAGGTACTGCTGGAAGAGATTCAACATTTGAGAAGTCAGCTACAGTATTATATAGACTCTTCACCCATGCCTGCTCAAAAACGAAGTCCTTTGTTACAGTTGACCTACTCCTGTGAGCCCACTTCGGCTACTTTGTGTGTGATTCCTGAGTCAAATGAGGAAAATGCTGATGAGAGGTCCGAACAGGAGAAGCATCATTCTTCATGTACTCCCGAGTCAACTGAAGAAAGTGTTGACGAGAAATTTGAACAGGAGAGGCGTCGCTGGACTGAGGTGGAGAGCAAGTGGATTTCTCTTTCTGAAGAATTGAGAATTGAACTGGAAACTACCCGCTCTCTTGCTGAGAAGCAGAAGCAGGAACTTGATTCCGAAAAGAGATGCTGCGAGGAGCTGAAGGAAGCATTGCAGATGGCAATGCACGGACATGCACACATTCTTGAACAGTATGCAGAGCTTGAGGAGAAACACATTGCATTGCTTGCAAGGCATCGAAAGATCCAGGAGGGGGCAGAAGATGTCAAAAAAGCTGCTGCAAAAGCAGGAGTGAAGGGTGCTGAATCTAAGTTCATCAACACTCTAGCTGCTGAAATTTCAACATTAAAAGtggaaagagagagggaaaggcGATACTTGAGGGATGAGAATAAAGGGCTTCAAGCTCAATTAAGGGACACTGCGGAAGCAGTACAAGCCGCCGGTGAGCTACTTGTGCGTCttaaagaagcagaagaagctgCTGCCATTGCCCAG AAACGAGCTGTAGAGGCAGAGCATAAGGCTGAAAGGGCATACAAACAGATTgataaattgaagaagaaacatGAAAAAGACATTACCACTATGAACCAGCTCAAGGCAGAACCTCAGCTACCTAAAGAAGCATTGAGACCTGTCTATGATGATTCTAACATGGCCAGATACGATGGAAGGGAGTCCCTTAGTGGTGCTGGTGATCAGCAATGGAGAGAGGTTTTTGAACCTTCCTACCATGGGGAAGATGGTGAGCTCTCAAAACTAGCAGAGCCTTCATGGTTCTCTGGGTATGATCGATGCAACATATAA
- the LOC122669661 gene encoding kinesin-like protein KIN-12B isoform X2, with the protein MKNFMQPRGGILRTNPSAENTSSPNPSPFKQRSSRRHKENAPPLDPNAFPDSSPLQSLAAAKSAPATGKTRSPLPPKPPTSNSNPLKRKLSMETIPENGVPGTSLSGVQVIVRVRPPNKEEEEGELVVQKVSSDSLSILGHNFTFDSVADTGATQQDIFELVGAPLVENCLAGFNSSIFAYGQTGSGKTYTIWGPANALLEENLSSNQQGLTPRVFEKLFARINEEQIKHADKQLKYQCRCSFVEIYNEQITDLLDPNQGNLQIREDVKTGVYVENLTEEFVYTMKDVKQLLIKGLSNRRIGATSINAESSRSHSVFTCVVESRCKSMADGLSSFRTSRLNLVDLAGSERQKLTGAAGERLKEAGNINRSLSQLGNLINILAEVSQSGKQRHIPYRDSRLTFLLQESLGGNAKLAMVCAISPAESCRSETLSTLRFAQRAKAIKNKAVVNEVMQDDVNVLREVIRQLKDELLRMKANGNSTDTNGGYSTGWNARRSLNLLKFSLNRPMTLPHVEDDSDEEMEIDEEAVERLCIQVGLQSAGCEDNNINDRSKQQTCQSGLQVEGCKKSLIGEKKKNDPLGIGCGSYQGSEETDVHMEDCQLDEMVSEEVNKHGIFYGCGDTVVHALDCPKLDGLNHQNHAENNDTEGSTGQAIHEKVFVSSDCKLSNESPSEADEEKPSADTFVGGGSANILNPDPSHNCPTSSPNSVVPSNLSVAPCETSPVLPSPKLSVSPRVSNNSRKSLKTTSMLSASQKDLTENNSPEVLQLTFASSTKTSKNSLSPTEHLAASLHHGIQVIDGHLQSTALRRSSFRFSCKPLEMNSFLPVDKVDVGVQTLFHDPETLEVDSSVFLSSNCKSKTSQVESKEVNDCLGLQLVSIDGSDSTDKSKKQVPKAVEKVLAGAIRREMAIEEFSAKQTAEIMQLNCLVHQYKHERECNAIIEQTREDKIIRLESLMDGILPTEEFMEQELVSLMHEHNLLKEKYENHPEVLRTKIELKRVQDELDGYRNFFDMGEREVLLEEIQHLRSQLQYYIDSSPMPAQKRSPLLQLTYSCEPTSATLCVIPESNEENADERSEQEKHHSSCTPESTEESVDEKFEQERRRWTEVESKWISLSEELRIELETTRSLAEKQKQELDSEKRCCEELKEALQMAMHGHAHILEQYAELEEKHIALLARHRKIQEGAEDVKKAAAKAGVKGAESKFINTLAAEISTLKVERERERRYLRDENKGLQAQLRDTAEAVQAAGELLVRLKEAEEAAAIAQKRAVEAEHKAERAYKQIDKLKKKHEKDITTMNQLKAEPQLPKEALRPVYDDSNMARYDGREEVFEPSYHGEDGELSKLAEPSWFSGYDRCNI; encoded by the exons ATGAAGAACTTCATGCAACCAAGGGGCGGAATCTTGAGGACGAATCCATCCGCTGAAAACACATCTTCTCCAAACCCTAGTCCTTTCAAACAGAGATCTTCTCGAAGACATAAAGAAAACGCTCCACCTCTTGATCCAAATGCATTTCCGGATTCTTCGCCTTTGCAGTCGCTGGCGGCGGCAAAATCAGCACCGGCCACTGGAAAGACCAGAAGCCCTCTGCCACCAAAACCCCCAACTTCAAATTCGAACCCTCTCAAAAGGAAGCTTAGTATGGAAACAATTCCCGAAAATGGCGTTCCAGGGACTTCGTTATCTGGAGTACAG GTAATAGTGAGGGTGCGGCCTCCAaacaaggaggaagaggaaggagaattGGTAGTACAGAAAGTTTCCAGTGACTCCTTATCGATCCTTGGGCACAACTTCACCTTCGATTCTGTTGCTGACACAGGTGCTACACAG CAAGATATTTTCGAGCTTGTGGGAGCACCTCTGGTGGAGAACTGCCTGGCTGGGTTTAACAGTTCCATCTTCGCATATGGGCAG ACCGGTAGTGGGAAGACATATACAATTTGGGGACCTGCCAACGCCTTGTTGGAAGAAAATCTATCGAGCAATCAACAGGGCTTGACACCTCGAGTCTTTGAGAAGCTTTTTGCACGCATAAATGAG GAGCAAATTAAGCATGCTGACAAACAACTCAAGTATCAATGCCGATGTTCTTTCGTTGAG ATTTACAATGAGCAAATCACTGATTTGTTGGACCCTAATCAAGGGAACCTCCAG ATTAGAGAAGATGTGAAAACTGGTGTATATGTTGAAAATCTGACAGAGGAGTTTGTATATACAATGAAGGACGTGAAACAGCTTTTGATAAAG GGATTATCAAACAGAAGGATTGGTGCAACAAGTATAAATGCAGAGAGTTCTCGTTCACATAGTGTTTTTACTTGTGTTGTAGAATCACGGTGCAAG AGCATGGCAGACGGTCTAAGCAGCTTCAGGACGAGTAGACTAAATCTTGTTGATCTTGCTGGATCAGAAAGACAGAAGCTGACAGGGGCCGCAGGGGAACGTTTGAAAGAAGCAGGGAATATTAATCGATCCCTTTCACAGCTTGG GAACCTGATAAATATTCTTGCGGAAGTTTCCCAATCTGGAAAGCAAAGGCATATCCCTTACAGGGATTCTAGATTGACATTCTTATTACAGGAATCTTTAGGTGGCAATGCAAAATTAGCAATGGTTTGTGCCATTTCTCCTGCAGAAAG CTGTAGGAGTGAAACACTCAGTACATTGAGATTTGCACAGCGTGCTAAGGCCATCAAGAACAAAGCAGTTGTTAATGAAGTTATGCAGGATGACGTTAATGTCTTGCGAGAAGTGATACGCCAGCTGAAG GATGAGCTTCTACGAATGAAGGCAAATGGTAATTCAACAGATACTAATGGAGGTTATTCTACAGGGTGGAATGCCCGTAGAAGCTTGAATCTCTTAAAGTTTAGCCTCAACCGCCCAATGACATTACCTCATGTTGAAGATGACAGTGATGAGGAGATGGAAATTGACGAGGAAGCTGTTGAGAGGCTCTGCATTCAAGTGGGTCTGCAATCAGCAGGCTGTGAAGATAATAATATTAATGATAGGAGTAAGCAACAAACCTGTCAGTCAGGCTTACAAGTTGAGGGTTGCAAAAAAAGCCTTAttggggagaaaaagaagaatgatCCCTTGGGAATTGGATGCGGCAGTTATCAAGGTTCTGAAGAAACTGATGTTCACATGGAAGACTGTCAATTAGATGAAATGGTATCTGAAGAAGTTAATAAGCATGGAATTTTTTATGGTTGCGGAGATACTGTGGTCCATGCCCTAGACTGTCCAAAACTTGATGGACTGAACCATCAAAACCATGCAGAGAATAATGATACGGAGGGTTCAACTGGGCAGGCCATTCACGAGAAGGTTTTTGTCTCTTCAGACTGTAAATTGTCGAATGAATCGCCAAGCGAGGCTGATGAGGAGAAACCCTCAGCAGATACTTTTGTTGGTGGAGGATCGGCAAACATATTGAATCCAGATCCATCTCATAATTGTCCCACAAGCTCTCCAAATTCTGTTGTTCCTTCTAACCTAAGTGTAGCACCCTGTGAAACTTCTCCAGTTCTACCGTCCCCGAAATTGAGTGTTTCACCTAGAGTGAGTAACAACAGCAGGAAAAGTCTTAAGACAACATCAATGTTATCAGCGTCTCAGAAGGATCTAACAGAAAACAATAGTCCAGAGGTTCTACAGTTAACTTTTGCTTCGTCCACTAAAACAAGCAAGAATTCTCTTTCACCAACTGAACACCTTGCTGCCAGTCTTCATCATGGTATTCAGGTTATTGATGGCCACCTCCAGAGTACAGCTTTGAGGAGGTCTTCATTCAGATTTTCATGTAAACCTCTTGAAATGAATTCATTTTTGCCAGTTGACAAGGTTGACGTGGGAGTGCAAACCCTTTTTCATGATCCAGAGACACTGGAAGTCGATTCTTCAGTATTTTTGAGCAGTAATTGTAAGAGCAAAACTTCTCAAGTGGAGTCCAAAGAGGTCAATGATTGCTTAGGCCTACAGTTAGTTTCTATTGATGGATCAGACTCCACTGACAAATCCAAGAAGCAAGTTCCAAAG GCAGTGGAAAAGGTCTTGGCAGGAGCCATCAGGAGAGAAATGGCGATTGAAGAGTTCTCTGCCAAGCAAACCGCTGAAATTATGCAACTGAATTGTCTT GTCCACCAATATAAACATGAGAGGGAATGCAATGCCATAATAGAGCAGACACGGGAGGATAAAATTATTCGTCTTGAGAGCCTTATGGATGGCATTTTACCTACTGAGGAGTTTATGGAGCAAGAATTAGTATCACTTATGCATGAGCATAAC CTTCTTAAAGAGAAATATGAGAACCATCCTGAGGTTTTGAGGACGAAAATTGAATTAAAGAGAGTACAAGATGAGCTGGATGGCTATAGAAACTTCTTTGATATGGGTGAGAGGGAGGTACTGCTGGAAGAGATTCAACATTTGAGAAGTCAGCTACAGTATTATATAGACTCTTCACCCATGCCTGCTCAAAAACGAAGTCCTTTGTTACAGTTGACCTACTCCTGTGAGCCCACTTCGGCTACTTTGTGTGTGATTCCTGAGTCAAATGAGGAAAATGCTGATGAGAGGTCCGAACAGGAGAAGCATCATTCTTCATGTACTCCCGAGTCAACTGAAGAAAGTGTTGACGAGAAATTTGAACAGGAGAGGCGTCGCTGGACTGAGGTGGAGAGCAAGTGGATTTCTCTTTCTGAAGAATTGAGAATTGAACTGGAAACTACCCGCTCTCTTGCTGAGAAGCAGAAGCAGGAACTTGATTCCGAAAAGAGATGCTGCGAGGAGCTGAAGGAAGCATTGCAGATGGCAATGCACGGACATGCACACATTCTTGAACAGTATGCAGAGCTTGAGGAGAAACACATTGCATTGCTTGCAAGGCATCGAAAGATCCAGGAGGGGGCAGAAGATGTCAAAAAAGCTGCTGCAAAAGCAGGAGTGAAGGGTGCTGAATCTAAGTTCATCAACACTCTAGCTGCTGAAATTTCAACATTAAAAGtggaaagagagagggaaaggcGATACTTGAGGGATGAGAATAAAGGGCTTCAAGCTCAATTAAGGGACACTGCGGAAGCAGTACAAGCCGCCGGTGAGCTACTTGTGCGTCttaaagaagcagaagaagctgCTGCCATTGCCCAG AAACGAGCTGTAGAGGCAGAGCATAAGGCTGAAAGGGCATACAAACAGATTgataaattgaagaagaaacatGAAAAAGACATTACCACTATGAACCAGCTCAAGGCAGAACCTCAGCTACCTAAAGAAGCATTGAGACCTGTCTATGATGATTCTAACATGGCCAGATACGATGGAAGGGA AGAGGTTTTTGAACCTTCCTACCATGGGGAAGATGGTGAGCTCTCAAAACTAGCAGAGCCTTCATGGTTCTCTGGGTATGATCGATGCAACATATAA